In one Staphylococcus lutrae genomic region, the following are encoded:
- a CDS encoding ATP-grasp domain-containing protein translates to MKTLLFINLRSHKVERIAPIQEAKRLGYRVVLMTDSDPQLIDSGLDEVIEIDTYDESTMVKAVKQYHEKQPLSGILTWSDKDVELVALLNNQLQLPGVPCTHVKNARNKYQMRLAFDQVERISPPFEHVFHAEDLHRAVERIGTPGILKPVGASGSKGIFKITSESEMAQVYETLVEATSPERDHVYRYYPHDYIYEGYLDGEEVSVEGVVQNKQVLIAGITDKAVTPDYALEYIAIFPSEKSAAVQREIKETVTQAIQSLGIDHCAFHLEGRMTKDGFKVIEAAARPGGAFITSHLVPGASGQSFFEKVIDVSVGNDITQSWLPFDVTTKKMCFYSVMAERSGVFKGIKGVDRLLEIPGVHFAVPLKSYGDSVLMPPEHFSSCFVLDIVLEGANTAEIQQRIERIHEVIEVIVT, encoded by the coding sequence ATGAAAACATTATTATTTATCAATTTAAGAAGTCATAAAGTAGAGCGAATAGCACCGATTCAAGAAGCCAAACGATTAGGTTATCGCGTCGTATTAATGACGGATAGTGATCCGCAATTGATTGATAGCGGATTGGATGAAGTGATCGAAATCGACACATACGATGAATCTACAATGGTAAAAGCAGTCAAACAATATCATGAAAAACAGCCATTGAGTGGCATATTGACTTGGTCTGATAAAGATGTTGAACTCGTCGCTTTATTGAATAATCAGTTGCAACTTCCAGGCGTCCCATGCACGCATGTTAAAAATGCACGGAATAAGTACCAAATGCGATTGGCTTTTGACCAAGTTGAGAGGATTTCACCGCCTTTTGAACATGTTTTTCATGCAGAGGATTTGCATCGTGCTGTTGAGCGAATCGGGACACCCGGTATACTGAAGCCAGTGGGGGCTTCCGGAAGTAAAGGGATTTTTAAGATAACAAGTGAGTCAGAGATGGCGCAAGTGTATGAAACGCTTGTTGAAGCGACTTCGCCTGAACGTGATCACGTATACCGTTATTATCCGCATGATTATATTTACGAAGGGTATTTGGATGGAGAGGAAGTGTCGGTAGAGGGGGTTGTACAAAATAAGCAAGTGTTGATAGCGGGCATTACAGATAAAGCTGTGACCCCTGATTACGCATTAGAGTATATTGCCATTTTTCCATCTGAAAAGTCAGCCGCAGTTCAACGAGAAATCAAAGAGACTGTCACGCAAGCCATTCAAAGTTTAGGGATTGATCATTGTGCATTTCATTTAGAAGGGCGAATGACGAAAGACGGATTTAAAGTCATCGAAGCGGCTGCCAGACCAGGGGGTGCTTTTATTACTTCTCATCTCGTTCCCGGTGCGTCGGGTCAGTCTTTTTTTGAGAAGGTGATAGACGTTTCAGTTGGTAACGATATCACACAAAGTTGGTTACCTTTTGATGTTACAACGAAAAAGATGTGTTTTTACAGTGTGATGGCAGAACGGAGTGGTGTTTTTAAAGGGATTAAGGGGGTAGATCGCCTACTAGAAATTCCAGGAGTGCATTTTGCAGTTCCTTTGAAGTCATATGGAGATTCAGTATTGATGCCGCCTGAACACTTTTCGAGTTGTTTTGTGCTAGATATCGTGCTGGAAGGAGCGAATACAGCAGAGATACAGCAAAGAATTGAAAGGATTCATGAAGTGATTGAGGTGATTGTAACGTGA
- a CDS encoding ferredoxin, which produces MDCYACVDREMCISCAACGATAPHLFKYDADDVAYMCLDQNSGTCPIPEAEIDHLNDAVENCPTAAVMVSQTPFFNAQHTI; this is translated from the coding sequence ATGGATTGTTATGCGTGTGTCGATAGGGAGATGTGCATTTCATGTGCGGCATGTGGTGCGACGGCGCCACATTTATTTAAATATGATGCGGATGATGTCGCATACATGTGTTTGGATCAGAACAGTGGTACATGTCCCATTCCCGAAGCTGAAATAGATCACTTAAATGATGCAGTTGAGAATTGTCCAACAGCAGCAGTCATGGTATCGCAGACACCTTTTTTTAATGCCCAGCATACAATATAA
- a CDS encoding universal stress protein: protein MYHHILVPYDFGNSFKNVPTQLKKLTGDQGPYDITVFNVISETELANYVRYQGKHFDAVVEEKKEAMQPFLKSIEAEGLTYQVKFTTGAPTKEIVHEVENGEYDVIVMSNKRSEVDIKHVLGHVTHKIAKRVNIPVLIVK, encoded by the coding sequence ATGTATCATCATATTCTCGTTCCATATGATTTTGGTAATAGTTTTAAAAATGTGCCGACACAATTGAAAAAGCTCACAGGTGATCAAGGACCTTATGACATTACTGTGTTCAATGTCATTTCAGAAACGGAACTTGCAAATTATGTACGCTATCAAGGAAAACATTTTGATGCGGTGGTTGAAGAAAAGAAAGAGGCGATGCAGCCATTCTTGAAATCAATTGAAGCTGAAGGACTGACTTATCAAGTGAAGTTTACAACGGGTGCGCCTACGAAAGAAATCGTCCATGAAGTTGAAAATGGAGAATACGATGTGATTGTAATGAGTAATAAGCGTTCAGAGGTAGACATTAAGCATGTCCTAGGTCACGTGACGCATAAGATTGCCAAGCGTGTGAATATTCCTGTTCTCATCGTGAAGTAA
- a CDS encoding nitroreductase family protein — protein sequence MTHTQNFGEILTGRRSVKLFDTSVKIPREEMNEMIRKATLAPSSVNMQPWRFVVVDTEEGKDTLRPLVQFNSQQNDTSAAMVVIFGDMLNYEYAEEIYGAAVEKGYMPIEVKEELVSRFVGMYEGLDQQSMNDIVKVDSSLAAMQFMLVAREHGYETNPIGGFNRAEIAERLGLDSQRYVPVMIIAIGKAAKEGRPTSRLNVEKIVQYR from the coding sequence ATGACACATACACAAAATTTTGGAGAGATACTAACAGGACGTCGCTCTGTTAAATTATTTGATACATCCGTAAAGATTCCTCGAGAAGAAATGAATGAAATGATTAGAAAGGCGACATTAGCGCCATCATCTGTTAATATGCAACCATGGCGTTTCGTCGTCGTTGATACGGAAGAAGGTAAGGATACTTTACGTCCATTGGTGCAATTTAATAGTCAACAAAATGATACATCCGCAGCAATGGTCGTTATTTTTGGGGATATGTTGAACTATGAGTATGCAGAAGAAATCTACGGTGCTGCAGTAGAAAAAGGCTATATGCCGATTGAAGTTAAAGAGGAGTTAGTATCACGCTTTGTAGGAATGTATGAAGGCTTGGATCAACAATCAATGAATGACATCGTCAAAGTAGACAGTAGCCTTGCTGCAATGCAATTCATGCTTGTTGCACGTGAACATGGTTACGAAACAAATCCTATTGGTGGTTTTAACCGTGCAGAAATTGCTGAGCGTCTAGGCTTGGATTCACAACGTTATGTGCCCGTGATGATTATTGCAATTGGGAAAGCAGCTAAAGAAGGACGTCCAACATCACGTTTAAACGTCGAAAAAATTGTCCAATATCGTTAA
- a CDS encoding GTP pyrophosphokinase: MYTDKSTPFNVESLKQQMAKYTNKALQEIGSLEQLIAFIKLEHLYQAALEEVNTKLCILDEDFQMKHDHNPIHHMERRVKEIPSLLQKLKRKGFDITVTSAMEHIMDIAGIRVVCNYIDDIYLVEKLLLKQENIQLLKRKDYIKTPKSNGYRSLHIVISVPIFLSDGIVKMPVEIQLRTIGMDMWASLEHKLHYKNSKAGTEMYCDALKACALEICGVEEKMQQIHMNVHKKNIWLRSEERCMYKY; the protein is encoded by the coding sequence ATGTATACAGATAAAAGTACACCTTTTAATGTGGAAAGTTTAAAACAACAAATGGCCAAATATACGAATAAAGCATTGCAAGAAATAGGAAGCTTAGAACAACTTATCGCATTTATTAAATTAGAACATTTATATCAAGCTGCTTTAGAAGAAGTTAATACAAAGCTCTGTATTCTCGATGAAGATTTTCAAATGAAACATGATCATAACCCGATTCATCATATGGAGCGTCGCGTTAAAGAAATCCCAAGCTTGCTTCAAAAACTGAAAAGAAAAGGGTTTGACATTACGGTGACGTCAGCAATGGAACATATTATGGATATTGCGGGGATTCGCGTCGTCTGTAACTATATTGACGATATTTATTTAGTCGAAAAATTATTGTTAAAACAGGAAAATATACAGTTGTTGAAAAGGAAAGATTATATTAAAACCCCAAAATCCAACGGGTATCGTAGTTTGCATATCGTTATTTCAGTTCCTATTTTTCTGTCAGATGGGATAGTGAAAATGCCTGTTGAAATTCAGCTGCGTACGATTGGCATGGATATGTGGGCGAGTTTAGAGCACAAGTTGCATTACAAAAATTCAAAAGCGGGGACGGAAATGTATTGTGATGCTTTGAAAGCCTGTGCATTAGAAATTTGTGGCGTAGAAGAAAAGATGCAACAGATTCATATGAATGTGCATAAAAAGAATATTTGGCTGCGCAGTGAAGAACGGTGCATGTATAAGTATTAG
- a CDS encoding M23 family metallopeptidase — translation MKPLIRKGLFLICLVALVFTLVTHYDVIHQKIATWEPHTSAFFEPQDRKTHGFGTYNHNLSFNGDARHYGNDYRLPENTPILAPTHGTVTRTFDNDLGGHVLEIREDNGQYFQWFMHLNAFKVKVGDTVKPGDVIALSGNTGQQTTGPHLHFQRMNGGVGNRFAEDPDPFVEQLPKQQRSLYQLA, via the coding sequence ATGAAACCATTAATACGCAAAGGACTTTTCTTAATATGTTTGGTCGCGCTTGTTTTTACGCTTGTCACACATTATGATGTGATTCATCAAAAAATCGCTACTTGGGAACCACATACATCAGCATTTTTTGAACCTCAAGATCGCAAAACGCATGGCTTCGGTACGTACAATCATAATCTCTCTTTTAATGGAGACGCGCGTCATTACGGTAACGATTATCGCTTGCCAGAAAATACCCCGATCCTCGCTCCCACCCACGGAACAGTCACACGTACATTTGATAATGATTTAGGGGGGCATGTTTTAGAAATTCGTGAAGATAACGGCCAATATTTCCAATGGTTTATGCATTTAAATGCCTTCAAAGTCAAGGTAGGTGACACCGTTAAACCTGGAGATGTCATCGCCTTATCAGGAAATACAGGTCAACAAACCACCGGACCCCATTTGCATTTTCAACGGATGAATGGGGGCGTGGGCAACCGCTTTGCCGAAGACCCCGATCCATTTGTAGAGCAACTTCCAAAGCAACAACGCAGCCTTTATCAACTGGCTTAA
- a CDS encoding transglycosylase SLT domain-containing protein, giving the protein MKKTFLTAALALSIGATGAAVGTQQANAVDEPINKVELAQLALNNDSSLNEHAIEPGAYDYEFSLNGVNFHFWSNGSVFGWSYNANGQADTANGSSIAAPTQFSDMSYFASTQTEQNGASSVQQGPSYSPAPQSAPTYNTSSTSANSITLANGNTPGYYGNRAAQDLAQRTGVSADVWARIIARESGGQLNARNASGASGLLQTMPGWGPTNTYEQQIQAAERAYRAQGLSAWGF; this is encoded by the coding sequence ATGAAAAAGACATTTTTAACTGCTGCACTTGCTTTATCAATCGGAGCTACAGGTGCTGCTGTAGGCACACAACAAGCAAATGCGGTTGACGAACCTATAAATAAAGTAGAATTAGCACAATTAGCACTTAACAACGATTCATCTTTAAATGAACACGCAATTGAGCCAGGCGCATATGATTATGAGTTTTCATTAAATGGTGTGAACTTCCATTTCTGGTCAAATGGTTCTGTATTTGGTTGGTCATATAATGCAAATGGTCAAGCCGATACTGCAAACGGATCATCTATCGCGGCGCCAACTCAATTTTCAGATATGAGTTATTTTGCATCTACACAAACGGAACAAAATGGTGCATCAAGCGTACAACAAGGGCCAAGCTATTCACCAGCACCACAATCTGCACCAACATATAACACATCATCAACTTCTGCTAATTCAATTACATTAGCGAACGGTAATACACCTGGTTATTACGGTAACAGAGCAGCGCAAGATTTAGCACAACGCACTGGCGTATCTGCTGATGTATGGGCTAGAATTATTGCACGCGAATCTGGTGGACAATTGAATGCAAGAAACGCTTCAGGTGCTTCAGGTTTATTACAAACAATGCCAGGTTGGGGTCCAACTAACACATATGAGCAACAAATCCAAGCTGCAGAAAGAGCATATAGAGCACAAGGTTTAAGTGCTTGGGGCTTCTAA
- a CDS encoding MFS transporter, whose translation MLFVQNATVNSVFPFMALLLTHYIGGARAGIILIIGIIVKFIASLFGGYFSDNLAVKKYTIAILTGFSALLFLSMGRMVYHLEQVHASTLILMFFIVFYLFNELVTALAKPMYNALALDHIHEPHRQQYARAKYWVSNTSTALGMLIGGLFYSTYKVHLFVLIFICLSLNVFILIFLVKETPRYTTQQGVPHLTRILQRYQSAYRNRPFVLLLISGVLILSAEFSLSSYVAVRLQHQFQQVTLFHFPIDGVRMFSMLLLINTVTIICLSFVILHLFRHFKVFTILNIGFFFFATGYTIVMSSNHLFVLVPFMFIATIGEILFTPTVEAEKIRFIPPETRGAHSALDSWVLIGAELLSRIFLIIGTVLTPFLMSGLVCMTITGGFILLLSTVRRYQT comes from the coding sequence ATGTTATTCGTACAAAATGCCACTGTGAATTCGGTTTTCCCATTTATGGCACTTCTCCTAACGCATTACATAGGGGGCGCGCGTGCGGGAATCATTCTAATCATCGGTATCATAGTCAAATTTATCGCCTCACTTTTTGGTGGCTATTTCAGCGATAATTTAGCCGTCAAAAAATATACCATTGCGATCTTAACTGGATTTAGCGCCCTTTTATTTTTAAGTATGGGCCGCATGGTCTATCATTTAGAGCAAGTGCATGCATCCACGCTCATTTTAATGTTTTTTATTGTCTTTTACTTATTCAATGAACTTGTCACTGCTTTGGCCAAACCGATGTACAATGCCCTCGCTTTAGATCATATTCACGAACCCCATCGCCAACAATATGCACGTGCTAAATATTGGGTTTCAAATACGTCCACTGCGTTAGGTATGTTAATTGGGGGATTATTTTATAGTACTTATAAAGTCCACTTATTTGTGCTCATTTTTATCTGTTTAAGTTTGAATGTATTCATTTTAATCTTTTTAGTGAAAGAAACACCTCGTTATACAACACAACAAGGTGTCCCACATTTGACGCGCATTTTACAGCGTTATCAGTCAGCATACCGCAACCGCCCTTTTGTCCTTTTATTAATCAGTGGCGTACTCATTTTAAGCGCCGAGTTTTCATTATCATCTTATGTGGCAGTGCGATTACAACATCAATTTCAACAAGTGACTTTATTCCATTTCCCAATTGATGGCGTACGCATGTTCTCAATGCTTTTATTAATCAATACCGTTACGATTATCTGTTTGAGCTTTGTCATTTTACATCTATTTCGTCATTTCAAAGTATTTACGATTTTAAATATTGGGTTTTTCTTCTTTGCAACCGGCTATACGATTGTTATGAGCAGTAATCATCTTTTCGTGCTCGTTCCTTTTATGTTTATCGCAACAATTGGTGAGATATTATTCACACCTACCGTTGAGGCTGAAAAGATTCGCTTTATTCCACCTGAAACACGTGGTGCTCATTCGGCCTTGGATAGTTGGGTTCTCATTGGGGCTGAACTCTTATCACGTATCTTTTTAATTATTGGTACCGTTTTAACCCCATTCCTGATGTCAGGACTTGTATGCATGACCATTACAGGCGGATTCATTCTATTGCTATCAACCGTAAGACGTTACCAAACGTGA
- a CDS encoding ATP-grasp domain-containing protein produces MTILILSITGREKTPYDEWFEDTSERVILFCPTEQKESYSESQYLRIESFDHYKDNPNIEMRALALSQQYPITHVLSISEFDVLRAARLRELLQLEGQSFISATAYRDKILMKQLLQASSVKIPQFDKAIDAEHVRHFVESQGLPVVLKPIDGSGSSNVVIAREQSDIDTFLLAHDDLHQYEIEQYIEGEMYHVDGLIHQASVVCAYVSHYYNGCLSFQDHQPLSSYLLQKDNPLNMLLQQEVKKVIATLPSLPNGSFHAEFFVTSNGDIYFCEIGSRTGGGEIGRTLAFAAGFELNQMSLKLQLGYDDVLKKVKPLERYAGFVLLPPQNATYGGIRQSLDESWVVSQTNKATPGQKFKAAQHSVDVIISVVVEGENEAVLIERIEQVIAWYHDHVIWY; encoded by the coding sequence GTGACCATTTTAATATTGTCGATTACTGGGCGAGAGAAAACGCCTTATGATGAGTGGTTCGAGGATACATCTGAACGTGTCATTTTGTTTTGTCCGACCGAACAAAAAGAGAGTTATTCAGAATCACAGTATTTACGGATTGAGTCATTTGATCATTATAAAGACAATCCTAATATAGAAATGCGTGCGCTTGCGTTAAGTCAGCAATATCCCATTACACATGTCCTCTCTATTTCTGAGTTTGATGTGTTAAGAGCAGCCCGATTAAGGGAACTTTTGCAGTTAGAGGGACAATCATTCATCAGTGCGACAGCATATCGTGACAAGATTTTGATGAAGCAACTTCTGCAAGCATCATCAGTCAAAATACCACAATTTGATAAAGCCATTGATGCGGAACATGTCCGCCACTTCGTTGAAAGTCAAGGGTTACCGGTTGTATTGAAACCGATTGATGGGTCAGGATCTTCAAATGTGGTCATAGCAAGAGAACAGTCTGACATTGACACGTTTTTGCTAGCGCATGATGATTTACATCAATACGAAATTGAACAGTATATTGAAGGGGAAATGTATCATGTCGATGGTTTAATCCATCAAGCATCCGTGGTGTGTGCGTATGTGTCGCATTATTATAATGGTTGTTTGTCATTTCAAGATCATCAACCGTTATCGAGTTATTTGTTACAGAAGGATAACCCGCTCAACATGTTACTGCAACAAGAAGTTAAGAAAGTGATTGCCACTTTACCTTCCTTACCGAATGGTTCGTTTCATGCTGAATTTTTTGTAACATCAAATGGGGACATTTATTTTTGTGAAATAGGGAGTCGAACAGGCGGTGGTGAGATAGGAAGAACTCTTGCGTTTGCGGCAGGATTTGAATTAAATCAAATGAGCCTGAAATTACAGTTAGGTTACGACGATGTGCTGAAAAAGGTGAAACCACTTGAGCGCTATGCGGGATTTGTGTTGCTACCTCCACAGAATGCAACATATGGGGGGATACGCCAAAGTTTGGATGAATCTTGGGTTGTTTCTCAAACGAACAAAGCGACACCCGGACAGAAATTTAAAGCAGCACAACATAGTGTTGATGTGATCATTTCAGTCGTCGTTGAAGGAGAAAATGAAGCGGTATTAATTGAGCGAATCGAACAGGTGATCGCCTGGTATCATGACCATGTGATTTGGTACTAA
- a CDS encoding GTP pyrophosphokinase, which translates to MFVEKNAAYNLENLKQEVAKYTNRDLNGTEELDRVIEFVELGYLYRAALEEISTKLRILDEDFQIKNAHNPIHHIERRVKEIPSLLQKLKRKDLELTAEAAKTHIMDIAGIRVVCNYIEDIYTVERLLLQQTDIQLLKRKDYIDSPKENGYRSLHIVISVPIFLSDGVVEAPVEVQLRTIGMDMWASLEHQLHYKNTSGDTAAYRETLKICAQSIGEVEQKMQHIHLNIQHDEGHRHYDH; encoded by the coding sequence ATGTTTGTAGAAAAAAATGCCGCTTATAATTTGGAAAACTTAAAACAAGAAGTCGCAAAATATACGAATCGTGATTTAAATGGCACAGAAGAATTAGACAGAGTCATCGAGTTTGTGGAATTAGGTTATCTTTATCGTGCAGCTTTGGAGGAGATCAGTACGAAGCTACGCATTCTCGATGAAGATTTTCAAATCAAAAATGCCCATAATCCCATTCATCATATTGAGCGACGTGTTAAAGAAATTCCAAGTTTGCTGCAAAAATTAAAAAGAAAAGACCTTGAACTGACGGCTGAAGCGGCCAAAACGCATATTATGGATATCGCTGGTATTCGTGTCGTCTGTAATTATATTGAAGATATTTATACAGTGGAGCGCTTGTTACTACAACAGACGGATATTCAATTGTTAAAGCGTAAAGATTATATTGACTCACCGAAAGAAAATGGGTATCGAAGTTTACATATTGTCATTTCTGTACCTATCTTTTTATCGGACGGGGTTGTCGAAGCGCCGGTTGAAGTGCAGTTACGAACGATTGGTATGGACATGTGGGCAAGTTTAGAACATCAACTGCATTACAAGAACACGTCAGGAGATACAGCGGCATATCGAGAAACTTTGAAAATATGTGCGCAATCGATTGGTGAAGTTGAACAAAAAATGCAACATATTCATTTGAACATTCAACATGATGAAGGCCACCGCCATTACGACCACTAG
- a CDS encoding alpha/beta hydrolase — translation MYVIKNMQTYIKTLRHAEAAQLEIVTMGDPHADKAIVLLHGAIMNYKIMTIFAKYFDEAQLIFINAPGRGESSSIERNDYDLSEYALRMNEVLVEWVETSQIQEMSMIGYSMGGLIATKLASYNQLPIKKLIYLNSAAKIDYKELRFSKLLYELMKDVKPGDQGTMGQSIPNFILGQGVSKKHHDTFNFTQYLAPLETMVTDLMYTLRADYLADIQRIEHLPDVLFLLGEDDVIFPNKDSQLTYETYEALGAKVKAIVYPEVGHLDFLRVLDQTNDPHQGSIVYHIHRWLS, via the coding sequence ATGTATGTCATTAAAAACATGCAAACATATATTAAGACATTAAGACATGCTGAAGCAGCACAACTTGAAATCGTGACAATGGGCGACCCGCATGCTGATAAAGCAATTGTGTTGCTTCACGGTGCCATCATGAATTATAAAATTATGACGATATTTGCGAAATATTTTGATGAAGCGCAATTGATTTTTATTAACGCACCTGGCCGTGGCGAGAGCAGTAGCATTGAACGAAATGACTACGATTTATCTGAGTATGCATTACGTATGAATGAAGTATTAGTCGAATGGGTTGAAACGTCACAGATTCAGGAGATGTCCATGATCGGCTATTCAATGGGAGGGCTGATTGCAACGAAACTTGCCAGTTATAATCAGCTCCCTATTAAGAAACTCATCTATTTAAATAGTGCAGCTAAAATCGACTATAAAGAATTGAGATTTTCAAAATTATTATATGAATTGATGAAAGATGTAAAACCTGGAGATCAAGGGACGATGGGTCAAAGTATCCCAAATTTTATTTTAGGCCAAGGGGTGTCTAAAAAACATCATGACACGTTTAATTTCACGCAATATTTAGCCCCTTTAGAAACGATGGTGACAGATTTAATGTATACGTTACGTGCGGATTATTTAGCAGACATTCAACGCATCGAACATCTGCCGGATGTCCTGTTTTTGTTAGGTGAAGACGATGTCATCTTTCCAAATAAAGACTCTCAGTTAACTTATGAAACGTACGAAGCATTAGGTGCAAAAGTCAAAGCAATCGTTTATCCAGAGGTGGGACATTTAGATTTTTTACGTGTATTAGATCAAACGAACGACCCACATCAAGGCAGTATCGTATATCATATTCATCGTTGGTTATCGTAA
- a CDS encoding phosphate--AMP phosphotransferase: MKKWEKLRIEIAELTRQTHMLGIPVMIVFEGVPASGKTRLTNELLLNLDAKYTNFIATKTPSEYDLRFPFLQHFWETLPEKGHIHIYFRSWYSHYVDYQVHGIQYPLLKDGQVLIDEMHDFESMLQADHHEIIKFFININEEKRQEHIAQMQSNPLTRWKAQEYEHIVSPDVYLTYFKPLLDDTWKEIDYSDREAAMTQMYEHLHARLTRAIQQHQKKKQVVDGQFTPAFQTALFPKPDEKISKTDYHAQIEALQLRLRELQFALYERKIPCVLVFEGMDAAGKGGNIKRIRTFLDPTGYAVNAISAPTDVELNHHYLWRFAHVMPKSGHIGIFDRSWYGRVLVERVEGFATKAEWSRAYDEINAFEKMWVNEGALILKFFLSLDKDEQLKRFKAREKDETKQWKITDEDWRNREKWDAYIEASHDMITRTDTEGAPWFVVPADHKKTARIKVLKSIIRKCEERLWGVKNY, from the coding sequence ATGAAAAAATGGGAAAAGCTACGAATAGAAATTGCTGAATTAACACGTCAAACACATATGTTAGGCATACCCGTCATGATTGTTTTTGAAGGCGTGCCCGCTTCAGGCAAGACACGTTTAACGAACGAACTATTGCTTAATTTAGATGCAAAGTATACCAATTTTATAGCGACAAAGACACCTTCTGAATATGACTTGAGATTTCCATTTCTCCAACACTTTTGGGAAACTTTACCGGAGAAAGGGCATATTCATATTTATTTCAGAAGTTGGTATTCCCACTATGTCGATTATCAAGTTCATGGTATCCAGTATCCTTTGCTAAAAGATGGACAAGTTTTAATAGATGAAATGCATGATTTTGAGTCGATGTTACAGGCGGATCATCATGAAATCATCAAATTCTTCATTAATATTAATGAAGAAAAACGGCAAGAACATATCGCACAAATGCAATCGAATCCGTTAACCCGCTGGAAAGCACAAGAGTACGAACACATTGTTTCGCCGGATGTATATTTAACGTATTTCAAACCATTGTTAGATGATACATGGAAAGAGATTGATTACAGTGACCGTGAAGCAGCAATGACTCAAATGTATGAACATCTTCATGCCCGTTTGACACGTGCAATTCAACAACATCAAAAGAAAAAACAAGTTGTGGATGGTCAATTCACACCTGCGTTCCAAACAGCGCTATTTCCAAAACCCGATGAGAAAATATCTAAAACTGATTATCATGCACAAATCGAAGCCTTACAGCTCCGATTACGTGAGCTGCAATTTGCTTTATATGAACGTAAAATTCCTTGTGTACTTGTATTTGAAGGGATGGACGCGGCAGGGAAAGGTGGCAATATTAAACGCATACGGACGTTTTTAGATCCTACAGGTTACGCAGTCAATGCCATTAGTGCGCCGACAGATGTTGAATTGAACCACCATTATCTTTGGCGATTTGCGCATGTGATGCCTAAAAGCGGCCATATTGGTATTTTTGACCGGAGTTGGTATGGGCGTGTTCTCGTTGAACGTGTAGAAGGTTTTGCGACAAAAGCGGAGTGGTCGCGTGCCTATGATGAGATTAATGCATTTGAAAAAATGTGGGTCAATGAAGGCGCATTAATATTAAAATTCTTCTTATCTTTAGATAAAGACGAACAATTAAAGCGATTCAAAGCACGTGAAAAAGATGAAACCAAGCAGTGGAAAATTACGGATGAAGATTGGCGTAATCGTGAGAAGTGGGATGCCTACATTGAGGCGAGCCATGATATGATCACACGAACAGATACTGAAGGTGCGCCATGGTTTGTTGTACCAGCAGATCACAAAAAAACGGCACGGATCAAAGTATTGAAAAGTATCATTCGCAAGTGTGAAGAAAGGCTATGGGGAGTCAAAAATTATTAA
- a CDS encoding MarR family winged helix-turn-helix transcriptional regulator encodes MTTQPKALQQELCFLFYVASKEVIKKFSAYLKEYELTYTGYITLISIADDEVVNIKRLGDRIYLNSGTLTPLTKKLVAQGLIEKVRKPEDERNLNISLTDKGRALKQQLKHLNEEVHASLTMEEKDMMDLLGILQRFLENNFPCHTVTQ; translated from the coding sequence ATGACAACACAGCCAAAAGCACTACAGCAAGAATTATGTTTTTTATTCTATGTCGCGTCAAAGGAAGTCATCAAAAAGTTTAGTGCTTATTTGAAAGAATACGAACTCACATACACTGGATACATCACGCTTATTTCAATCGCTGATGATGAAGTGGTCAATATCAAGCGCCTCGGTGACCGAATTTATCTCAACTCAGGCACATTAACACCACTAACCAAAAAGTTAGTTGCGCAAGGATTAATCGAAAAAGTCAGGAAGCCTGAAGACGAGCGCAATTTGAACATTTCTCTCACAGATAAGGGGCGTGCATTAAAACAACAATTAAAACATCTCAACGAAGAAGTCCATGCTTCGTTAACGATGGAAGAAAAAGATATGATGGACCTGCTTGGCATTTTACAACGTTTCTTGGAAAACAATTTTCCTTGTCATACCGTCACACAATAA